In a single window of the Photobacterium profundum SS9 genome:
- a CDS encoding YgiW/YdeI family stress tolerance OB fold protein codes for MKKTLLLSSLLILSPMTFANTTGLNDQGFFGPSETSVKAAKEGKDDQPVTLTGYITASLGDEMYTFSDGQDNISVEIDNDKWHGIKVTPETKVTITGEIDEEWFNSHINEWFSTKIDVDRIQLAIQ; via the coding sequence ATGAAAAAAACACTTTTACTGTCTAGCCTTCTTATTCTTTCTCCAATGACTTTCGCCAATACAACGGGCTTAAACGATCAAGGTTTCTTCGGGCCGAGTGAAACCTCAGTAAAAGCGGCGAAAGAAGGGAAAGATGACCAACCCGTTACTCTTACAGGCTATATCACAGCCTCTTTAGGCGATGAAATGTATACATTCTCCGACGGCCAAGACAATATCTCGGTAGAAATCGATAACGACAAGTGGCATGGCATTAAAGTAACCCCTGAAACGAAAGTAACCATTACAGGTGAAATCGATGAAGAGTGGTTCAACTCTCACATTAATGAATGGTTCAGTACAAAAATCGATGTTGACCGTATTCAGTTAGCCATTCAATAA
- a CDS encoding siderophore-interacting protein gives MPQSDTPLPRQPVRPFLVSVKHVIDITPALRRICFTSPLLADYPDVSGGAHIKIMMAHGEQTVPVLPTLTDKGPRWLVPEDKPLIRTFSVRAFRRNACEIDIDFALHADSGPATRFAQQAQEGDVLAISGPGGPHPMLQPARHYYMAGDLTALPAISAMIEDMPADSDGHIALLVPTSDAIQDLPVPDKVTLTWVIGNSADSDKLTVPFLQHSMENINSYFWFGGEENIVVPLRNHVRRNMEVARTAIYAVPYWRDGKDEDAYHQNRHTVMDS, from the coding sequence ATGCCACAGTCAGATACACCTTTACCCCGTCAACCCGTTCGTCCTTTCTTAGTATCGGTCAAACACGTTATCGACATTACGCCCGCACTGCGCCGTATTTGCTTTACCAGCCCTTTATTGGCTGATTACCCAGATGTAAGTGGGGGCGCTCACATCAAAATAATGATGGCGCACGGTGAACAAACAGTACCAGTGCTTCCTACATTAACCGACAAAGGGCCGCGCTGGTTAGTCCCAGAAGACAAACCACTGATTCGTACATTCAGTGTGCGAGCTTTTCGTCGCAACGCTTGTGAAATCGACATTGATTTTGCTCTACATGCAGACAGCGGCCCTGCAACTCGTTTTGCTCAACAGGCACAAGAAGGTGATGTACTCGCAATTTCTGGCCCCGGAGGTCCGCATCCAATGCTACAACCAGCGCGGCATTATTACATGGCTGGCGATCTGACTGCCTTGCCCGCCATCAGTGCAATGATTGAAGACATGCCAGCTGATAGTGACGGTCATATTGCACTTTTAGTGCCCACCTCTGATGCCATTCAAGATCTGCCAGTACCTGATAAGGTAACACTCACATGGGTGATCGGTAACTCTGCCGACAGTGACAAACTCACAGTGCCTTTCTTGCAGCACAGCATGGAAAACATCAATAGTTATTTTTGGTTTGGCGGCGAAGAAAATATCGTAGTGCCATTACGTAATCACGTTCGCCGTAACATGGAGGTTGCTCGAACCGCTATTTATGCCGTGCCTTATTGGCGCGATGGCAAAGATGAAGATGCATACCATCAGAACCGCCATACCGTTATGGATAGCTAA
- a CDS encoding HlyD family secretion protein, with protein sequence MSDENMPKVQVEPRERIASKSGKPKRVKKVRVKKEKSPPNKVKRLTTFVLALCLGLFVFYIAADRIIPSTDMARVRGFVIPITPLVSGRLAEVTVEPNEIVNPGDILVKIDSADYELAIQEAEQGLVNAGKSVGVQTASIASAQAKLTDALANQAHLRAQATRILTMEKKGIVSKSDADKTRASLASAKAQVEAAQAGIEQAKKQLGSTGNENSEVKSALLKLQKAQLDLDRTVIRAPAIGGVTNFRLDEGFYAQAGQPLFTFVSGEDVWIDAYFRENSIGNMKVGDSVDIVLDYAPGRVFAGKIAGIDWGISWGENEQAGKLAAVTSQTGWLRQTQRFPVTIRFDDETARGFRRVGGQADIIVYTEQSSIMNTFGRVWIRIMSWLSYVR encoded by the coding sequence ATGTCTGACGAGAACATGCCTAAGGTGCAGGTTGAGCCAAGGGAAAGGATCGCATCTAAATCAGGAAAGCCCAAACGTGTCAAAAAAGTGCGTGTCAAAAAAGAGAAATCCCCGCCCAATAAAGTAAAACGCTTAACAACGTTTGTACTTGCTTTATGTCTTGGTTTATTTGTTTTCTATATTGCCGCCGACCGTATTATCCCATCTACAGATATGGCACGTGTTCGTGGCTTTGTTATTCCTATTACACCATTAGTCTCTGGACGGTTAGCCGAAGTCACCGTAGAGCCCAATGAGATTGTTAACCCTGGCGATATTTTGGTGAAAATTGATTCTGCTGATTATGAACTCGCTATTCAGGAAGCAGAACAAGGGTTAGTCAATGCTGGGAAAAGTGTTGGCGTACAAACTGCGTCCATTGCTTCAGCCCAAGCCAAATTAACTGACGCATTAGCCAATCAAGCCCACTTACGAGCACAAGCCACACGTATATTAACCATGGAAAAAAAAGGCATTGTCTCGAAATCTGATGCCGATAAAACACGCGCTTCACTTGCCAGTGCGAAAGCACAAGTAGAAGCTGCACAAGCTGGTATAGAACAAGCAAAGAAACAGCTAGGCTCAACTGGTAATGAAAATAGTGAAGTAAAATCAGCCTTATTAAAATTACAAAAAGCACAACTTGATTTAGATCGCACGGTCATCAGGGCACCAGCGATTGGTGGCGTAACAAACTTCCGTTTAGATGAAGGGTTTTACGCCCAAGCAGGCCAACCGTTATTCACCTTTGTTTCGGGTGAAGACGTTTGGATTGATGCCTATTTTCGTGAAAACAGTATTGGCAACATGAAAGTTGGCGATAGCGTCGACATCGTTTTGGATTATGCTCCTGGTCGCGTTTTTGCAGGAAAAATAGCAGGCATTGATTGGGGCATTAGCTGGGGAGAAAATGAACAAGCAGGTAAACTCGCCGCCGTTACGTCTCAAACAGGTTGGCTACGACAGACTCAACGATTCCCGGTGACGATTCGGTTTGATGATGAAACAGCCCGAGGTTTTCGTCGAGTAGGTGGCCAAGCCGACATCATTGTATATACCGAGCAATCTTCAATTATGAATACGTTTGGTCGGGTATGGATTCGTATAATGAGCTGGTTATCTTATGTCCGTTAA
- a CDS encoding 4Fe-4S binding protein, with the protein MMKKTSSKSKVFDKFISVLSILLLAVFWYLGGDRSQHNQQAQLSYLTLQSEQLEPAGSNTFQGVVRSDNESNIVEWISVGSGIGYGGEMVAGINISPTGTLQALAIIDSKETSTYLDKVMPSGVADRILGQHIDTTVTFDSVTGATLTSTALMDAVEHAAKPVREQIYGYTLSESKSIFSSLQWLDLAAFVFFGVAVWASRTRNKKKVMINWVVLIISMGVFGFYSATLYTASTMGMVISGAWLYGLANYTPLILMLLSIVYILYYNRNVYCQNICPFGAVQQCLAKVGNAKSSTIKNEFLLWFPRVLLLTTLCLGAYFRNPVAFSYEPFGIMFGMIGTMHLFVLTIVILLTSLVVRRPWCQTLCPINAMTDFLTFNKSWFKQVQKKRAKQHRQQRKQTEDGQCQSKTGGCE; encoded by the coding sequence ATGATGAAAAAAACGTCTTCGAAATCAAAAGTATTTGATAAGTTTATTAGTGTACTTTCAATCTTACTGCTTGCTGTTTTTTGGTATTTAGGGGGTGATCGGAGTCAACATAATCAACAGGCTCAATTATCCTATTTAACCCTTCAATCGGAGCAACTTGAACCAGCAGGATCTAATACCTTCCAAGGTGTGGTGCGAAGTGATAATGAAAGTAACATAGTTGAATGGATAAGTGTTGGAAGCGGTATTGGCTATGGCGGCGAGATGGTCGCTGGCATTAATATTTCACCAACGGGCACATTACAAGCACTGGCCATTATTGATTCAAAAGAGACTTCAACCTATTTAGACAAAGTCATGCCGAGTGGGGTTGCTGACCGTATTTTAGGTCAACATATTGATACCACCGTCACGTTTGATAGCGTGACGGGCGCGACCCTAACTTCAACGGCCTTAATGGATGCGGTTGAGCATGCTGCAAAGCCTGTTCGTGAGCAAATCTACGGCTATACCTTGTCTGAGTCGAAAAGTATTTTTTCTTCGCTGCAGTGGTTAGACTTAGCCGCATTCGTCTTTTTTGGTGTCGCGGTGTGGGCGAGCAGAACCCGAAATAAAAAGAAAGTGATGATCAACTGGGTCGTGCTTATTATCTCAATGGGGGTATTCGGTTTTTATTCAGCAACGCTGTATACCGCATCCACAATGGGTATGGTGATTTCTGGTGCTTGGCTATATGGTCTCGCGAATTACACGCCTTTAATCTTGATGCTATTAAGCATCGTATACATATTGTATTACAACCGAAATGTCTATTGTCAGAATATCTGTCCTTTCGGTGCGGTGCAGCAATGCCTAGCGAAGGTCGGTAATGCCAAATCCTCCACAATCAAAAACGAATTCTTGTTGTGGTTCCCTCGCGTATTATTATTAACTACATTGTGCCTTGGCGCATATTTTCGTAATCCGGTCGCATTCTCTTACGAGCCGTTTGGTATTATGTTTGGCATGATTGGGACGATGCACCTTTTTGTTCTGACAATTGTTATTTTATTAACATCATTGGTGGTTCGTCGACCATGGTGTCAGACGTTATGCCCAATTAATGCGATGACTGACTTTTTGACGTTCAATAAATCATGGTTTAAACAGGTACAAAAAAAACGAGCAAAACAACACCGTCAACAACGAAAGCAAACTGAAGATGGTCAATGCCAGAGCAAGACTGGAGGATGTGAGTGA
- a CDS encoding DMT family transporter — MPKISVGLAMTLLIVGNLVAVFSDALIKTLDADTAIFQFVFFRQLTAVLILTPFCLSTSKKSFIDGLKWHALRAHIWLFGAIFMVIAINSMPLATANAIFYAAPLIMLPMAMMLFSEKLTKHSVAAGMLGFAGVLVVIRPTELNWAAMAALVVAVTLAANNLLIRKLPTHQTVAQTLLLTNLVGMPAAFGLAIWEGQPWDWAPLLTAAGSSAFILVYAATCVIAYRSAESNKIASAEYSGLLGAVGVGLLWFDEVPDLAMLIGTAMIILPLVWLARIEKMNQHKQRLQTEL; from the coding sequence ATGCCTAAAATATCTGTTGGTCTTGCAATGACGCTGCTTATTGTCGGGAATTTGGTTGCCGTTTTTTCTGACGCATTAATTAAAACACTGGATGCCGATACTGCTATTTTCCAGTTTGTCTTTTTTAGGCAGCTGACTGCAGTTTTGATTCTTACTCCATTTTGTTTATCTACGTCGAAAAAGAGCTTTATTGATGGGCTGAAATGGCACGCATTACGGGCTCACATTTGGCTTTTTGGTGCCATTTTTATGGTTATAGCCATTAATTCAATGCCGCTAGCGACAGCAAATGCCATTTTCTATGCTGCGCCGTTAATCATGTTACCGATGGCGATGATGCTTTTTAGTGAAAAGCTCACTAAACATTCTGTTGCTGCAGGTATGCTCGGCTTTGCTGGCGTATTAGTGGTTATAAGGCCAACTGAACTTAATTGGGCTGCAATGGCCGCACTCGTTGTTGCCGTTACGTTAGCTGCGAATAATTTATTAATTCGAAAACTGCCAACCCATCAAACCGTTGCTCAAACATTATTGTTAACAAACCTTGTGGGTATGCCTGCTGCATTCGGTTTAGCCATATGGGAAGGACAGCCTTGGGATTGGGCACCTTTATTAACCGCTGCTGGCTCAAGTGCATTTATTTTGGTTTATGCGGCAACCTGCGTGATCGCCTACCGCTCGGCAGAGAGTAACAAAATTGCCAGTGCGGAATATAGCGGCTTATTAGGTGCGGTTGGTGTGGGCTTATTGTGGTTTGATGAAGTACCTGATTTAGCAATGCTAATTGGTACAGCAATGATTATATTGCCTCTGGTATGGCTTGCTCGTATTGAGAAGATGAACCAGCACAAACAACGTTTACAAACTGAATTATAA
- a CDS encoding LysR family transcriptional regulator: MKLPPLRAVQCFESVARFNSFSKAAEALNVTQSAVSHQVKLLEEYLGEDLFIRQGRRLSLTVIGERYQEEINSALISISHASQKLREGEDGKVRLAIYSTLAVKWLVPRLDNLRQLHPEIDLTLNMVADEPECSDQVADCFVTAYPPSRNFVSEFLYKEQLYPFCSPKLWYEMQGKPLPEALWEQSLLSVRSIFKDGTEKKDWRLWCELGGFELPDDVKVIHFSHMILAAEAAKYHQGIAFLNDYFMTDQDRQQDLIRIPMHELPTGDSLYFVYKKSRAKQREIKILSQWLKQQCYD; the protein is encoded by the coding sequence ATGAAATTACCTCCGTTGCGTGCTGTTCAATGCTTTGAATCTGTTGCGCGTTTTAATAGTTTTTCTAAAGCGGCTGAAGCATTAAATGTTACCCAAAGTGCGGTTAGTCATCAGGTTAAATTACTTGAAGAATACCTAGGTGAAGACCTTTTTATTCGTCAGGGGCGAAGGTTATCGTTAACTGTTATCGGTGAGCGTTATCAAGAGGAAATCAATTCTGCACTCATCAGTATTTCGCACGCGAGTCAGAAGTTGCGTGAAGGTGAGGATGGTAAAGTCCGTTTAGCGATTTATAGTACGTTAGCAGTAAAGTGGTTGGTGCCTCGATTAGATAATTTACGGCAATTACACCCTGAAATTGACCTTACATTGAATATGGTGGCCGATGAACCTGAATGTAGTGATCAAGTGGCAGATTGCTTTGTTACTGCTTACCCTCCATCACGGAACTTTGTTAGTGAGTTTCTATATAAAGAGCAGCTATACCCATTTTGCAGCCCTAAACTGTGGTATGAAATGCAAGGAAAGCCGTTACCAGAAGCATTGTGGGAGCAGTCTTTATTATCAGTACGTTCAATCTTTAAAGATGGCACTGAAAAGAAAGATTGGCGACTATGGTGTGAGCTTGGTGGGTTTGAGTTACCAGACGATGTAAAAGTGATTCATTTTAGCCATATGATTTTGGCTGCTGAAGCGGCAAAGTATCATCAAGGTATCGCTTTTCTTAATGACTACTTCATGACAGACCAAGACCGGCAGCAGGATTTGATTAGAATCCCAATGCATGAACTACCTACCGGCGATAGCCTGTATTTTGTTTATAAAAAATCCCGAGCCAAACAACGAGAAATTAAAATACTGAGCCAATGGCTTAAACAGCAATGTTATGACTGA
- a CDS encoding cation diffusion facilitator family transporter, translated as MSDVPLKLIRKATWVGSIANVALALLKITIGKITGSQALIADGVHSFSDLVTDTAILIGSRYWTAPADKEHPYGHGRFETLTNIFIGVILAIVGIGIGWDSINSIGNEAKTNPGMLAFGAAIVSILVKEILYRWTVIQAKKINSRALHANAWHHRSDALSSLPVAIAVIANYFVPDLHYLDQVAALLVTAMILKAAFEILWPAIMEITEAEADSDIENKIQQYASENSDIREVHAIRNRRTGSSILLDFHLLVDPDMSVDKAHEITEDFKSHILEQLDEVVDVIIHIEPYNCAERVINPCCGEDECHDENPKD; from the coding sequence ATGTCTGATGTGCCACTAAAATTGATCCGTAAAGCCACATGGGTCGGATCGATAGCTAACGTTGCGTTAGCCTTGTTAAAAATCACTATAGGTAAGATTACAGGTAGCCAAGCTTTGATTGCCGATGGTGTTCATAGTTTTTCTGATTTAGTAACAGATACCGCTATCTTAATTGGCTCAAGGTATTGGACTGCTCCGGCAGACAAAGAACATCCCTATGGGCATGGGCGCTTTGAAACCCTAACCAATATTTTTATTGGTGTGATTCTCGCTATAGTCGGTATTGGCATAGGTTGGGATTCAATTAATTCTATCGGGAACGAAGCGAAAACTAATCCAGGTATGCTTGCTTTTGGTGCTGCGATTGTTTCAATTTTAGTGAAAGAAATACTGTACCGTTGGACAGTTATTCAAGCGAAGAAAATTAATAGTCGTGCTCTGCATGCTAATGCTTGGCATCACCGTTCGGATGCATTGAGTTCACTTCCTGTTGCTATCGCTGTTATTGCTAATTACTTTGTTCCTGATTTGCATTATCTTGACCAAGTAGCCGCCTTATTGGTGACTGCAATGATTTTAAAGGCCGCTTTTGAAATCTTATGGCCGGCTATTATGGAAATCACAGAAGCTGAAGCAGACAGTGATATTGAAAATAAAATTCAGCAATATGCATCTGAAAACAGTGATATTCGTGAAGTCCACGCGATTAGAAACCGTCGCACCGGTAGCAGCATTTTGCTCGATTTTCACCTGTTGGTTGATCCAGACATGAGTGTAGATAAGGCTCATGAAATTACGGAAGATTTTAAAAGTCATATTCTTGAACAACTTGATGAAGTGGTTGATGTGATTATTCACATTGAACCGTATAACTGTGCTGAAAGGGTGATTAACCCGTGTTGTGGTGAAGATGAATGCCACGATGAAAACCCTAAAGATTAG
- a CDS encoding AraC family transcriptional regulator: MIVINKDIPAVLLNDVSVNLELSFNTIATFYQQRDLLYVGKPHRLRFSALIYITQGEGHHFIDYKRYQLKPGTLLTLGKHQVHHFSEHCSVEGYVISFSNEFLHSGGDDPYQEVMATAVEEVNCITETADNLSGLFDQIDQEYHREGSSYKDEIIRNLMRALMLKEIVPNYQALCNNTSLCQKDINYHALKKYIEKVFSQRPSVGDLAKIMGKSIKQLDKIAKDYSGRSVKELIDDRVLLEAKRLLAFSQYSILDISLQLGFKEATNMTKFFRRHTSLTPKDFRDLCRTNVAKRVS, translated from the coding sequence ATGATCGTGATAAATAAAGATATTCCCGCAGTATTGCTCAACGATGTGAGTGTTAATTTAGAGCTTTCTTTTAACACTATCGCGACGTTCTACCAGCAACGAGACCTGCTCTATGTCGGTAAACCACACCGTTTACGGTTTAGCGCCTTGATCTATATAACTCAGGGGGAGGGGCATCATTTTATTGATTACAAAAGGTATCAATTAAAGCCAGGTACACTGCTCACTTTGGGTAAACATCAAGTCCATCATTTTTCTGAACATTGCAGCGTAGAAGGGTACGTCATTTCTTTTAGTAATGAGTTTTTACACTCGGGGGGCGACGATCCTTACCAAGAAGTAATGGCAACTGCGGTTGAAGAAGTTAATTGCATTACTGAAACAGCAGATAATCTCAGTGGTTTATTTGACCAAATTGATCAAGAGTACCACCGTGAAGGTAGTAGCTATAAAGATGAAATTATTCGAAATTTAATGCGTGCTCTTATGCTAAAAGAAATTGTACCTAACTATCAAGCGTTGTGTAATAACACCAGTTTGTGTCAAAAGGATATTAATTATCACGCATTAAAAAAGTATATCGAAAAAGTCTTTAGTCAACGTCCTTCCGTCGGGGATTTGGCAAAAATAATGGGTAAAAGTATCAAACAGCTTGATAAAATTGCGAAAGATTATTCAGGTCGCAGTGTTAAAGAGTTAATTGATGACAGAGTCTTGCTTGAGGCAAAACGCTTGTTGGCCTTTAGCCAGTATTCGATACTGGATATCTCGCTGCAGCTCGGATTTAAAGAGGCAACGAATATGACCAAATTTTTCAGACGCCATACTAGTTTGACGCCGAAAGATTTTAGAGACCTCTGTCGAACCAATGTTGCAAAAAGGGTTAGCTAA
- a CDS encoding DUF2955 domain-containing protein, giving the protein MSVNSHELSADICIPPTEQAIVQRRIFRYVLGLVVACALALGIGWGLSFVAPVFLAKFLVDHQKPTSHTISQLLLAMTVTVLIGLSVSAGITHYPLPLLLLLSLLMFTAYYLFMDPQWNFFATILMIAVMLLPFMGIISPSLAVYIGVGLTTSGVVAVLLFGLLHLVLPDIAPMNDNQTQPVSSLTHDQRVFESLKALTISFPIIAYFYYFQITGAILTMAFIGLLSLQTAGQKSVKVSMFLLLTNIIGGLVAIVYYELLVMVPHFLFLLSLIALIGLVLGKKIFNEPAKAPIWAGVMSALLVLLGSAVASDSKLIDDSFYIRIAQIMMASIYMIVVSFILDKWQYKQEVTECSE; this is encoded by the coding sequence ATGTCCGTTAACAGTCATGAACTAAGCGCTGATATATGTATTCCCCCTACTGAACAAGCTATTGTTCAGCGCCGTATTTTTCGTTACGTTTTAGGGCTTGTTGTCGCATGTGCTTTGGCATTAGGCATTGGGTGGGGGCTGTCTTTTGTTGCGCCTGTCTTTCTCGCTAAATTTTTAGTAGATCACCAAAAGCCAACCTCCCATACAATCAGTCAATTACTCTTAGCAATGACAGTAACCGTACTCATTGGCTTATCTGTCAGTGCGGGCATTACTCACTACCCATTGCCCTTGTTATTGCTACTGAGTTTATTGATGTTCACAGCCTATTACCTGTTCATGGATCCACAGTGGAATTTTTTCGCGACCATTTTAATGATCGCGGTAATGCTACTGCCTTTCATGGGCATAATATCTCCAAGTTTAGCTGTTTATATTGGTGTCGGCTTAACGACATCAGGGGTGGTGGCTGTATTGCTGTTTGGCTTACTTCACCTCGTATTACCCGATATAGCACCAATGAACGATAATCAAACACAACCCGTTAGCTCATTGACACATGACCAACGCGTATTCGAATCATTAAAAGCCTTAACCATTTCTTTTCCAATTATTGCCTATTTTTATTATTTCCAAATAACAGGTGCAATACTCACCATGGCATTTATTGGTCTTTTATCATTGCAGACCGCTGGCCAAAAAAGTGTCAAAGTCAGTATGTTTCTGCTGCTGACGAATATAATCGGTGGTTTGGTGGCTATTGTGTATTACGAGCTATTGGTTATGGTGCCGCATTTCTTATTCCTGCTCAGTCTTATTGCGCTGATTGGCTTAGTGTTAGGTAAAAAAATCTTCAACGAACCTGCGAAAGCACCTATTTGGGCCGGCGTAATGTCAGCATTGCTGGTTTTACTTGGTTCAGCTGTCGCTTCCGATAGCAAATTGATAGACGATAGTTTTTATATCCGTATCGCACAGATTATGATGGCAAGTATTTATATGATTGTGGTGTCGTTTATTTTAGATAAATGGCAATACAAGCAGGAAGTGACGGAGTGCTCAGAGTAA
- a CDS encoding IS4-like element ISPpr4 family transposase translates to MTMTLFEQHQLPCILESRLSKRYQTLIMEHMTVNSSNAPGVKSLRHHTQSWASTQATWRFYHNEDVTFPMLSGPMLGLARSGVKESQSRYVLMAHDWCHINFAKHHSKLDKTKMSHALDVGYELQASLLVDANTGAPIAPAGLNLLTSNGIYQCRSQELQPKQSHLDSLFDSIHWQEQLDLDKPLVHVVDREADSAKDLRRLGSVHWLTRTKKGSTFRHEGQFKTAEIISRTISPDLKGVISLRGKEGYLFVGETTVELHRKSEKLASAAPTCRFVMSLVTDDEGKELARWYLLSNVLDVDATEIATWYCHRWNIESWFKLLKSDGHQLEKWQQTTAESILKRLITASVATTLIFKLYSDSSDEANEFKGFLVKLSGRLTKRTKPVTQPSLLAGLWVFLQMCEVLDTYTMDEINAMRQIASSFFAQSV, encoded by the coding sequence TTGACGATGACTCTTTTTGAACAACATCAATTACCCTGTATCCTTGAATCAAGATTATCTAAGCGTTATCAGACCCTTATAATGGAACACATGACAGTTAATTCTAGCAATGCACCAGGTGTAAAATCTCTTCGTCACCACACACAATCATGGGCATCGACACAAGCAACATGGCGTTTTTATCATAATGAGGATGTGACTTTTCCTATGCTAAGTGGCCCGATGCTGGGTCTTGCTCGTTCTGGTGTGAAAGAAAGTCAAAGTCGATATGTATTAATGGCTCATGATTGGTGCCATATCAATTTCGCTAAACATCATAGTAAGTTAGATAAAACTAAGATGTCACACGCTCTCGATGTTGGCTACGAACTGCAAGCGTCTTTATTGGTAGACGCAAATACTGGCGCACCCATTGCTCCAGCAGGTCTTAACTTACTGACAAGCAACGGTATTTATCAATGCCGAAGCCAAGAGTTACAACCCAAGCAAAGTCACCTAGATTCACTCTTTGACAGCATTCATTGGCAAGAACAATTAGATTTAGACAAGCCCCTGGTGCATGTTGTTGATAGAGAAGCAGATTCAGCGAAAGACTTAAGACGTTTAGGCTCAGTTCACTGGCTAACTCGAACTAAAAAAGGCTCAACGTTCCGTCACGAAGGTCAGTTTAAAACGGCTGAAATCATCAGTCGAACAATCTCCCCAGACTTGAAAGGTGTTATTTCTCTTCGAGGTAAAGAGGGCTATTTGTTTGTTGGTGAAACGACTGTTGAGTTACACCGGAAATCAGAAAAGCTCGCGTCAGCGGCGCCCACCTGTCGCTTTGTTATGAGCCTGGTCACGGATGATGAAGGTAAAGAGCTAGCAAGATGGTATCTGCTGTCTAACGTGTTGGATGTTGATGCAACAGAGATTGCAACGTGGTATTGCCATCGCTGGAATATTGAATCTTGGTTTAAGTTATTGAAGTCAGATGGTCATCAGTTAGAAAAATGGCAGCAAACTACTGCGGAGTCAATATTAAAGCGTCTGATCACAGCCAGTGTTGCAACGACGTTGATATTTAAGCTTTATTCGGACAGCTCGGATGAAGCTAATGAATTTAAAGGTTTTTTGGTTAAGCTGAGTGGTCGTTTAACTAAGCGAACAAAGCCTGTCACTCAGCCATCACTGCTTGCGGGACTATGGGTTTTCCTACAAATGTGTGAAGTACTAGATACCTACACCATGGATGAGATAAACGCGATGAGGCAAATAGCCAGTTCGTTTTTTGCTCAATCTGTGTAG
- a CDS encoding YgjV family protein, with protein sequence MTAFLLSQIIIGFAAFFDLLSFQFKERKKIIICFVFAVILIAIHFALLEQWTAAGLMALAAVRYITSLFTTSKQMVVLFSISSLVVTYFTYSGFISLISCTASLFQNAAAFSKEDKQLRQFMILATSCWIVHNIIIGSPTAVLLELLFITSNLVGYYRYYVKTPKEVAEA encoded by the coding sequence ATGACTGCTTTTCTACTTTCTCAGATAATCATTGGGTTTGCCGCCTTTTTTGATCTTTTATCTTTTCAGTTTAAAGAAAGGAAAAAAATCATCATTTGTTTCGTTTTTGCAGTCATTTTAATTGCTATCCATTTTGCATTATTAGAACAATGGACAGCAGCAGGGTTAATGGCTCTTGCTGCTGTTCGATATATCACGAGCCTTTTTACGACATCAAAACAAATGGTAGTGCTATTCTCTATAAGCTCGCTTGTTGTTACATATTTTACTTATTCTGGCTTCATTAGTTTAATCAGTTGCACTGCATCTCTTTTTCAAAATGCCGCTGCCTTTTCTAAAGAAGATAAACAGTTGCGTCAGTTTATGATTCTCGCGACCAGTTGCTGGATTGTACATAACATTATTATTGGCTCGCCTACTGCTGTTTTGCTTGAGTTGCTTTTTATTACCAGTAATTTAGTGGGCTATTACCGTTACTACGTTAAAACCCCCAAAGAAGTAGCGGAAGCATAA